A DNA window from Arachis duranensis cultivar V14167 chromosome 3, aradu.V14167.gnm2.J7QH, whole genome shotgun sequence contains the following coding sequences:
- the LOC107481326 gene encoding uncharacterized protein LOC107481326: protein MSLQAQPQQPAQVYPANSVTNNQPSSHQSNGSFGTVFIVLAIILVISVVACVLGRLCNKRYNNRHSHNPRHSNHHVKPNRQQIHNIHPREVEEEEQDIEYGVEKRMPPTLARPNGNNGHGVGGTGPHHHQPPPNGGNIMKGFEIKHPHHEGDLREVA, encoded by the coding sequence ATGTCTCTTCAAGCTCAACCACAACAACCTGCACAGGTTTACCCAGCAAATAGTGTCACAAATAACCAACCTTCATCACACCAATCAAATGGGTCTTTTGGGACGGTTTTCATTGTGCTTGCAATAATACTTGTAATTTCTGTGGTGGCATGTGTTCTTGGAAGGCTATGCAACAAACGCTACAACAATCGCCACAGCCACAATCCAAGACATAGTAATCATCATGTGAAGCCGAATCGGCAGCAGATCCATAACATCCATCcaagagaagtagaagaagaagaacaagacaTTGAATATGGTGTTGAGAAAAGGATGCCACCAACACTTGCAAGGCCTAATGGTAATAATGGACATGGTGTAGGAGGCACAGGACCCCATCATCATCAACCACCTCCTAATGGTGGTAACATCATGAAAGGCTTTGAAATTAAACATCCCCATCATGAAGGAGATCTTAGAGAAGTTGCATGA